In Nocardia asteroides, a single genomic region encodes these proteins:
- a CDS encoding abortive infection family protein, with product MHRESSRPDLVSPATRRAFREHATDIVLREIDGMWNDEGFAPGPEPELDGQRRSRYQGYLDVVDWTDHSHVRRALRVFERTIEGSDEAYLRTVKRELERDGYRLEANGRITGGSAAQLRDGALAAVADASALREHLERIGRAVESEDPAQVIGSAKELIESTAKIVLIERSLPVNDKDDLPKLVGLAEQALLVHPKNFTVGPDTNDAVRKILGAAITVTTGIAELRNRGYGTGHGQVAKRVGLSARHAHLALNGARMWCEFMLDTLADPNAPWRDQP from the coding sequence GTGCACAGAGAGTCATCGCGACCTGATTTGGTATCGCCAGCGACCAGGCGCGCATTCCGTGAACACGCGACCGACATTGTCCTGCGCGAGATCGACGGGATGTGGAATGACGAGGGATTCGCGCCGGGACCGGAGCCCGAACTCGATGGTCAGCGCCGGAGCCGCTACCAGGGCTACTTGGATGTGGTCGACTGGACCGACCACAGCCATGTGCGGCGCGCTCTTCGGGTCTTCGAGCGTACAATCGAGGGCTCCGATGAGGCGTATCTCCGCACGGTCAAGCGGGAGCTGGAGCGCGACGGCTATCGACTCGAAGCCAACGGTCGAATCACCGGCGGTTCGGCCGCACAGTTGCGTGATGGCGCGCTTGCCGCAGTCGCGGACGCATCGGCGCTTCGGGAGCACCTTGAGCGAATCGGGCGGGCTGTAGAGAGCGAGGATCCCGCCCAGGTTATCGGCTCGGCGAAGGAACTAATCGAGAGCACCGCCAAGATCGTGCTCATCGAGCGAAGCTTGCCTGTGAACGACAAAGACGACCTACCCAAGTTGGTCGGTCTCGCCGAGCAAGCCCTGCTCGTGCACCCGAAGAATTTTACGGTCGGACCGGATACAAACGATGCTGTGCGCAAGATTCTAGGTGCCGCAATCACCGTTACGACAGGAATCGCAGAACTGCGCAACCGCGGTTATGGAACTGGGCACGGGCAAGTCGCTAAACGCGTAGGGCTCAGCGCGCGGCATGCGCATCTTGCACTCAATGGCGCCCGCATGTGGTGCGAATTCATGCTGGATACACTCGCGGATCCGAACGCGCCTTGGCGCGATCAACCCTGA
- a CDS encoding glycosyltransferase: MLSEAGATAVAVVIPVHNEQRLLPHCLRAVRRAAAAVPVPVVTIVVLDACSDDSRLRVPDWARALHTGARNVGVARATGFDFAAAELSHLDPRSVWYATTDADSVVPIDWLTAHLHHARTADLVAGTVAVRWREQRPAVRAEYERRHRRGAPGAHGHVHGANLGFRASRYHAVGGFAPLPADEDVDLVVRLRRAGARTAWPEHPAVLTCDRSDNRVEGGFGGHLRDLADATPDCA, translated from the coding sequence GTGCTGTCCGAAGCCGGTGCGACCGCGGTGGCGGTGGTGATTCCGGTGCACAACGAGCAGCGGTTGCTGCCGCACTGTCTGCGGGCGGTGCGGCGCGCGGCCGCGGCGGTGCCGGTACCGGTGGTCACGATCGTGGTGCTGGACGCGTGCAGCGACGACTCGCGACTCCGGGTGCCGGACTGGGCACGCGCCCTGCACACCGGCGCGCGCAATGTCGGTGTCGCCCGCGCCACCGGATTCGACTTCGCGGCAGCGGAATTGAGCCACCTCGATCCGCGCAGCGTGTGGTACGCGACCACCGACGCCGACTCGGTGGTCCCCATCGACTGGCTCACCGCCCACCTGCACCACGCGCGCACCGCGGACCTGGTCGCCGGAACCGTCGCGGTGCGCTGGCGCGAGCAGCGGCCCGCGGTGCGCGCGGAATACGAGCGCCGCCACCGCCGCGGCGCTCCCGGCGCGCATGGCCACGTGCACGGCGCCAACCTCGGCTTCCGCGCCTCCCGCTATCACGCGGTCGGCGGTTTCGCGCCGCTGCCCGCGGACGAAGACGTCGACCTGGTCGTGCGGCTGCGCCGCGCCGGTGCCCGCACGGCCTGGCCCGAGCACCCCGCGGTCCTGACCTGCGACCGCAGCGACAACCGGGTAGAGGGCGGGTTCGGCGGTCACCTGCGGGACCTGGCCGACGCCACGCCGGACTGCGCATGA
- a CDS encoding effector-associated constant component EACC1, which yields MSNQGGQVPIEIGGEHAELIQLLDWFRRDDALRGRAQLHSQPPRDGQMGGVADVVTVALGAGGAGTVLVSSLRAWFATRHSDLSLSLTLPDGTEVSLDANRVKQKETFEHLQRLLDSQTRAR from the coding sequence ATGTCGAATCAGGGTGGGCAGGTACCGATCGAGATCGGCGGCGAACACGCAGAGCTGATCCAACTGCTGGATTGGTTTCGCCGTGACGATGCTCTGCGCGGGCGAGCGCAACTTCACAGTCAGCCGCCGCGGGACGGGCAGATGGGTGGTGTCGCGGACGTAGTGACGGTCGCACTCGGCGCCGGCGGGGCCGGCACCGTCCTGGTCAGTTCGCTCAGGGCATGGTTCGCGACTCGGCACTCCGACCTCTCGCTCTCCCTCACGCTTCCCGACGGCACCGAGGTCTCACTCGACGCCAATAGGGTCAAGCAGAAGGAGACGTTCGAGCACCTGCAGCGGCTGCTCGATTCCCAGACCCGCGCTCGATGA
- a CDS encoding YnfA family protein has product MLVLRSILLFALAALAEIGGAWLVWQGVREHRGWLWIGAGIIALGAYGFVATRQPDADFGRILAAYGGVFVAGSLLWAMAVDGFRPDRYDVTGALLCLAGVAVIMYAPRPT; this is encoded by the coding sequence GTGCTGGTATTGCGCTCGATCCTGCTGTTCGCCCTGGCGGCCCTCGCCGAGATCGGCGGCGCCTGGCTGGTCTGGCAGGGGGTCCGCGAGCACCGCGGCTGGCTCTGGATCGGCGCCGGAATCATCGCGCTCGGCGCCTACGGCTTCGTTGCCACCCGGCAACCCGACGCCGACTTCGGCCGCATCCTCGCCGCCTACGGCGGCGTCTTCGTAGCCGGCTCCCTCCTGTGGGCCATGGCCGTGGACGGCTTCCGCCCCGACCGCTACGACGTCACCGGCGCCCTGCTCTGCCTCGCCGGTGTCGCGGTCATCATGTACGCCCCCCGCCCCACCTGA
- a CDS encoding acyl-CoA dehydrogenase family protein, with protein sequence MRAGQAPARDEIPADEASTWPLPGHGATGTRWQALTTATRADIVIGRLTEAHADACAITRELGAPPPRPGELWGVWAAEPPEPVLRAHTAGGRTLLSGRKPWCSGAGICTHALVTAETGSGAALFAVDVSAPGVAVLPGSWHGVGMTGSATLSVDFDAVPALLVGAPGAYVGRPGFWHGAIGVSACWLGAAQAVAEPLLTSGRDDPITRAHRGAVDAALYSAHSALTCAATEIDADPADIRAARIRARRVRAIVETAAADTIDRVGRALGAAPLAHDRVHAQRVADLTLYLRQSHAEHDLADLGALVARS encoded by the coding sequence ATGAGGGCCGGGCAGGCACCCGCCCGCGACGAGATCCCCGCCGACGAAGCCTCGACCTGGCCGCTGCCCGGACACGGCGCCACCGGCACGCGCTGGCAGGCACTGACCACAGCTACCCGGGCGGACATCGTCATCGGCAGGCTGACCGAAGCCCATGCCGACGCCTGCGCGATCACCCGCGAACTGGGCGCACCCCCGCCGCGCCCCGGCGAGCTGTGGGGGGTGTGGGCGGCCGAGCCCCCGGAACCGGTCCTGCGCGCGCACACCGCGGGCGGCCGCACACTCCTCTCGGGCCGCAAACCGTGGTGCTCGGGTGCGGGCATCTGCACGCACGCGCTGGTGACCGCCGAAACCGGGAGCGGTGCGGCCCTGTTCGCCGTGGATGTGTCGGCGCCGGGCGTGGCGGTGCTTCCCGGAAGCTGGCACGGGGTGGGCATGACCGGATCGGCGACCCTGTCCGTCGACTTCGACGCTGTGCCCGCGCTGCTCGTCGGCGCCCCGGGCGCGTACGTGGGGCGGCCCGGGTTCTGGCACGGGGCGATCGGGGTGAGCGCCTGCTGGCTCGGCGCCGCGCAGGCCGTCGCCGAGCCCCTGCTGACCTCCGGTCGCGACGACCCGATCACCCGCGCGCACCGCGGCGCCGTCGACGCCGCCCTCTACTCGGCGCACTCCGCGCTGACCTGCGCCGCCACCGAGATCGACGCCGATCCGGCCGATATCCGCGCCGCCCGGATCCGGGCCCGGCGGGTCCGCGCGATCGTCGAGACCGCCGCCGCCGACACCATCGACCGGGTGGGCCGGGCGCTCGGCGCCGCCCCGCTGGCCCACGATCGGGTGCACGCCCAGCGGGTCGCCGACCTGACCCTCTACCTGCGCCAGAGCCACGCCGAACACGACCTCGCCGACCTCGGGGCCCTCGTGGCCCGGTCCTGA
- a CDS encoding transposase: MARSPVLVFSDQAKHPPTGNVVASETAAVRAGQAGDSPHLPPALDAIAVPRHGRGRVRKRPAQKLDDKACSSRANRAWLHRHGIAATIPSPADHARHRGRAGGQPLASDPVVYRDRNAVERGIHQLRQHRAVATRYDKLAVRDLACVHIAAIDQGPHDE, encoded by the coding sequence GTGGCGAGGTCTCCGGTGCTGGTGTTTAGCGACCAAGCCAAACATCCGCCGACCGGGAACGTCGTGGCCAGCGAAACGGCTGCGGTTCGAGCGGGGCAAGCCGGTGACAGCCCGCACTTGCCGCCTGCCCTCGATGCAATCGCGGTCCCACGCCACGGGCGGGGGCGGGTTAGAAAGCGGCCAGCTCAGAAGCTGGATGACAAGGCCTGCTCCTCACGTGCCAACCGGGCCTGGCTACACCGCCACGGCATCGCGGCCACGATCCCGAGCCCGGCCGACCACGCACGCCACCGCGGCCGGGCCGGGGGCCAGCCCCTGGCATCCGATCCGGTCGTCTACCGCGACCGCAACGCTGTCGAACGCGGCATCCACCAGCTTAGACAACACCGAGCCGTCGCTACCCGCTATGACAAACTGGCCGTCCGCGACCTCGCATGCGTTCACATTGCAGCCATCGATCAAGGGCCACACGACGAATGA
- a CDS encoding class I SAM-dependent methyltransferase, protein MSPRSDPEFFDAMFRADPDPWRFDTAWYEIRKRTLLTAMLPAPRYRHALEPGCANGHLTQALAQRCDRVTATDIAPHALELARARCRDLPHVTRHRWAFGAPWQWTDRFDLVVLSEVAYYQPAPALTTTIADMRTHLDRGTTVLAAHWRHTEPDHHLDGDRAHHIIRTTLPHHHVAHYRDDDVVIDVLTTR, encoded by the coding sequence GTGAGCCCGCGCAGCGACCCGGAGTTCTTCGACGCCATGTTCCGCGCCGATCCCGACCCGTGGCGCTTCGACACCGCCTGGTACGAGATCCGCAAACGCACCCTCCTGACCGCGATGCTCCCGGCGCCGCGCTACCGCCACGCCCTCGAACCCGGCTGCGCCAACGGCCACCTCACCCAGGCACTGGCGCAGCGCTGCGACCGCGTCACCGCCACCGACATCGCGCCGCACGCACTGGAGCTGGCTCGCGCCCGCTGCCGCGACCTTCCGCACGTCACCCGGCACCGATGGGCATTCGGCGCACCCTGGCAGTGGACGGACCGCTTCGACCTGGTCGTGCTCAGCGAAGTCGCCTACTACCAGCCCGCCCCCGCCCTCACCACGACCATCGCCGACATGCGGACCCACCTCGACCGCGGCACCACCGTGCTGGCCGCGCACTGGCGCCACACCGAACCCGACCACCACCTCGACGGCGACCGCGCCCACCACATCATCCGCACCACCCTGCCCCACCACCACGTAGCGCACTACCGCGACGACGACGTCGTCATCGACGTCCTCACCACCCGCTGA
- a CDS encoding DUF222 domain-containing protein — protein MTTQYAPAPGWPDLADVDLLRTLVETERRRRRLDAAMRAAVAEAERRGLAVDTGYRDTAELLTDLLRISVQEARRRIEFAIPQGRPRARKVWKVLAAAS, from the coding sequence GTGACCACTCAGTACGCCCCCGCACCGGGTTGGCCGGACCTGGCCGATGTCGACCTGCTGCGCACCCTCGTCGAGACCGAACGCCGCAGGCGGCGGCTGGACGCCGCCATGCGCGCGGCCGTGGCCGAGGCCGAGCGGCGTGGGCTCGCCGTCGACACCGGGTATCGGGACACGGCGGAGCTGTTGACCGATCTGCTTCGGATCAGCGTTCAGGAGGCGCGCAGGCGGATCGAGTTCGCGATTCCGCAGGGGCGGCCGCGGGCGCGGAAGGTGTGGAAGGTGCTGGCGGCGGCGAGCTGA
- a CDS encoding alpha/beta hydrolase: MRNNNSRSAGKGARSASATMRRLLGLPPRWKRRIAGPAIRRDGLELDLDTQMLLRISSAWPRPRLDPVTSPPRMRAAARRMAGISAGRAEPMPVTDSTVAGAETSLPARVYTPAGAGDTALVWFHGGGWVAGDLDTHDRLCRTLAAGTATTVVSVAYRLAPEHPYPAPVEDACAAYADIVARAAEFGAAPDRIAVGGDSAGGYLAALVAQHTVDRDTPDPLAQLLLYPVTDLTGACPSRQTLARGFDLTRTDLQFFDRCFLPPTVDRAAPGVSPLAAPTLTGVAPALIVTAGFDPLRDEGSRYAQRLREHGVPVTEHRFDGYTHGFANNGLAFGPAVRHIAELFAATLAGSAPQATTALP, translated from the coding sequence ATGCGGAACAACAACTCCCGGTCAGCGGGCAAGGGCGCGCGGAGCGCGAGCGCGACGATGCGCAGGCTGCTCGGGTTGCCACCACGATGGAAACGCAGGATCGCCGGCCCCGCCATCCGGCGCGACGGGCTGGAGCTGGACCTCGACACCCAGATGCTGCTGCGGATCAGCAGCGCCTGGCCCCGCCCGCGCCTGGACCCCGTGACCTCACCGCCGCGCATGCGCGCCGCCGCACGCCGCATGGCAGGCATCAGCGCCGGTCGAGCCGAGCCCATGCCCGTCACCGACAGCACCGTCGCCGGTGCCGAGACGTCGCTGCCCGCCCGCGTCTACACCCCGGCGGGGGCCGGCGACACCGCGCTCGTGTGGTTCCACGGCGGCGGCTGGGTCGCCGGTGATCTCGACACCCACGACCGGCTGTGCCGCACCCTCGCCGCGGGCACCGCAACCACGGTCGTCTCGGTCGCCTACCGGCTCGCACCCGAACACCCCTACCCGGCACCCGTCGAGGATGCCTGCGCCGCCTATGCCGACATCGTCGCCCGCGCAGCCGAATTCGGGGCCGCGCCCGATCGGATCGCGGTCGGCGGGGACAGCGCGGGCGGCTACCTCGCCGCCCTGGTCGCCCAGCACACGGTGGACCGGGACACCCCCGATCCGTTGGCACAGCTGCTGCTGTATCCGGTCACCGACCTCACCGGCGCGTGCCCCTCCCGCCAGACCTTGGCCCGCGGGTTCGACCTGACCCGCACCGACCTGCAGTTCTTCGACCGCTGCTTCCTGCCGCCCACCGTCGACCGCGCCGCCCCCGGCGTGTCCCCGCTGGCGGCCCCGACCCTGACCGGGGTGGCGCCCGCGCTGATCGTGACCGCCGGATTCGACCCCCTCCGCGACGAAGGCTCGCGCTACGCGCAGCGCCTGCGCGAACACGGAGTCCCGGTCACCGAACACCGCTTCGACGGCTACACCCACGGCTTCGCCAACAACGGCCTCGCCTTCGGACCGGCTGTCCGGCACATCGCCGAACTCTTCGCCGCCACCCTGGCCGGTTCCGCCCCCCAGGCCACGACCGCCCTTCCCTAG
- a CDS encoding caspase family protein — MTRRPDAGRSRAVLIGVGQYRTDESSASDLAEALPALDAVPANLRGLQQLLTEPGPGSFDPEHCAVVDSPQEFDEIGSTLDAAARAAEDVLLVYYTGHGLVDSRGRLFLGLPGTHPRRLSYTALPFETLRETLLDSPAEIRVLILDCCYSGRAFESMGEMESRHIGRFEIQGTYTLTSSASNEPSFAPEAEEYTAFTGALLASARQQPGLTLEELYRATRQRLRTADRPEPRRRSVYVAGDLVLFGFPPAGVSQTAVEHAATDHSYEFDEARRVVADPRPAPGYPDCFWEIAVRNGSATPITELHVDIHPVDAAGHRTENECVPAKGHRELWRTYEADVRARLRARFGPLNPLIGTPLEALGALSTSAIEDQAMSTASSFFSSAMAAMPNAHPDRIAAGTEAAVVYEVHGGCPGRRRVQRRLRKPVDEAPRPAAAATARGVAKRIPARRLCTRIRLPRRPARITAPRRPHRQNDRSSRPSSSTATPGHRDSNSRPLRSVPRTPATPHHNSPPQPLTPLEYTSCIQDVAVS; from the coding sequence ATGACGCGACGACCGGACGCCGGCCGATCCCGGGCGGTCCTGATCGGTGTCGGCCAATACCGAACCGACGAATCATCCGCTTCGGACCTGGCCGAAGCGCTCCCGGCACTGGACGCGGTACCCGCCAACCTGCGCGGGCTCCAGCAACTGCTCACCGAGCCCGGCCCGGGATCCTTCGACCCCGAGCACTGCGCGGTGGTGGACAGCCCCCAGGAATTCGACGAGATCGGGAGCACCCTCGACGCGGCAGCTCGCGCAGCCGAAGATGTGCTGCTGGTGTACTACACCGGCCACGGGCTCGTCGACAGCCGCGGACGGCTGTTCCTCGGCCTGCCCGGTACACACCCGCGACGCCTGTCCTACACCGCCTTGCCATTCGAGACACTGCGCGAGACCCTGCTGGACAGTCCCGCCGAGATACGAGTCCTGATCCTGGACTGCTGCTACTCCGGCCGAGCCTTCGAGTCCATGGGCGAGATGGAGTCCCGACACATCGGCCGATTCGAGATCCAGGGAACGTACACCCTCACCTCTTCCGCCTCGAACGAACCTTCCTTCGCTCCGGAGGCCGAGGAGTACACGGCGTTCACCGGCGCCCTCTTGGCCAGCGCTCGGCAACAACCCGGGCTGACACTCGAGGAGCTCTATCGCGCCACGCGACAGCGCCTGCGGACGGCAGACCGACCCGAACCCCGCCGGCGAAGCGTCTATGTGGCCGGCGACCTGGTGCTCTTCGGCTTTCCTCCTGCCGGCGTCTCGCAGACCGCCGTGGAACACGCGGCGACCGACCACAGCTACGAGTTCGACGAAGCACGACGTGTGGTGGCCGACCCGCGACCGGCTCCGGGCTACCCGGACTGCTTCTGGGAGATCGCCGTGCGCAACGGCAGCGCCACACCGATCACCGAGCTCCACGTCGACATCCACCCCGTCGATGCCGCGGGCCACCGCACAGAGAACGAGTGCGTTCCCGCCAAAGGCCACCGCGAGCTGTGGCGGACCTACGAGGCAGACGTGCGCGCGAGGCTTCGAGCGAGATTCGGTCCCTTGAATCCCCTGATCGGCACTCCCCTCGAAGCCCTGGGCGCTCTCAGCACCTCCGCCATCGAGGATCAGGCGATGAGTACCGCCAGCAGTTTCTTCAGCAGCGCGATGGCCGCCATGCCGAATGCCCACCCCGACCGCATCGCAGCCGGCACGGAGGCAGCCGTGGTCTACGAGGTGCACGGCGGCTGCCCCGGGCGACGTCGCGTTCAGCGACGCCTACGGAAACCGGTGGACGAGGCCCCACGGCCAGCTGCCGCGGCGACGGCCCGCGGAGTAGCTAAGCGCATCCCAGCGCGGCGATTGTGCACCCGGATTCGCCTACCGAGGCGACCAGCCCGCATCACCGCTCCCCGTCGACCACATCGGCAGAACGACCGCAGCTCCCGACCATCGTCATCGACCGCCACACCGGGCCACCGCGACAGCAACTCGCGCCCACTTCGCTCAGTACCCCGCACTCCTGCAACGCCCCACCACAATTCGCCGCCTCAACCCCTCACTCCTCTCGAGTACACCTCTTGCATCCAGGATGTTGCAGTTTCATAA
- a CDS encoding IS5 family transposase (programmed frameshift) — MSQRLVPDGLWPLVEPLLPKFEARVQGGGTAPVDERAVFTAVVFVLTSGCAWRMLPPSFGVSVPTAHRRFTAWTEAGVWRRLHRAVLDELGATGSIDRTRAVVDAASVRAKRGDLTGPSPVDRAKSGSKLHVLSDAAGIPLAVAVSAANTNDAQALRPLVRAIPAVRSRRGPRRRRPAKLHADKAYDHAEVRAWVRDRGIGVRIARKGVESSERLGRHRWVIERTISWLTGYHRLNLRYDRKAAHFLGFLTLAAALTGYKKLTKVARPT, encoded by the exons TTGTCGCAGCGGCTGGTGCCGGACGGTTTGTGGCCGCTGGTCGAGCCGCTGCTGCCGAAGTTCGAGGCTCGTGTCCAGGGCGGCGGGACCGCGCCGGTCGATGAGCGGGCGGTGTTCACCGCAGTGGTGTTCGTGCTGACCAGCGGGTGTGCGTGGCGGATGTTGCCGCCCTCGTTCGGGGTCTCGGTTCCCACGGCGCATCGCCGGTTCACCGCGTGGACCGAGGCCGGAGTGTGGCGCAGGCTTCATCGAGCGGTCCTCGACGAACTCGGTGCGACCGGCTCGATCGACCGGACTCGTGCGGTGGTCGACGCCGCATCGGTCAGGGCGAAAAGG GGCGATCTGACCGGTCCGAGCCCGGTGGACCGCGCCAAGTCCGGTTCGAAACTGCACGTGCTCTCCGACGCTGCCGGAATCCCCCTGGCGGTCGCGGTGTCGGCGGCCAACACCAACGATGCCCAAGCCCTGCGACCGCTGGTACGGGCGATCCCGGCCGTCCGGTCACGACGCGGCCCACGCCGGCGCCGACCGGCGAAACTGCACGCCGACAAAGCCTACGACCACGCCGAAGTCCGCGCGTGGGTCCGCGACCGCGGCATCGGAGTCCGGATCGCTCGCAAGGGCGTCGAGTCCAGCGAACGCCTCGGCCGGCACCGGTGGGTGATCGAGCGAACGATCTCCTGGCTGACCGGCTATCACCGGCTCAACCTGCGCTACGACCGCAAAGCCGCGCACTTCCTGGGCTTCCTCACCCTGGCGGCGGCGTTGACCGGATACAAGAAGCTGACGAAGGTCGCCCGGCCCACATGA
- a CDS encoding SRPBCC family protein, which translates to MSTITESVDVEVPVRTAYNQWTQFESFPQFMDGVEEIRQLDATHTRWLVKVGPVTREFDATITEQHPDERVAWTSDTGPRHAGVVTFHRLDDTRTRVTAQMDIDPEGFAENLADKLGVLDTRVAGDLRRFKQFIENQPGETGAWRGDVSRPDQNPL; encoded by the coding sequence GTGAGCACGATTACCGAATCCGTCGATGTCGAGGTGCCGGTGCGTACCGCCTACAACCAGTGGACCCAGTTCGAGTCCTTCCCGCAGTTCATGGATGGGGTCGAGGAGATCCGTCAGCTCGACGCCACGCACACCCGCTGGCTGGTCAAGGTCGGGCCGGTGACCAGGGAGTTCGACGCCACGATCACCGAGCAGCACCCCGACGAGCGCGTGGCCTGGACCTCCGACACCGGCCCGCGGCACGCCGGAGTGGTCACGTTCCACCGTCTCGATGACACCCGCACCCGCGTCACCGCGCAGATGGACATCGACCCCGAAGGGTTCGCCGAGAACCTCGCCGACAAGCTCGGCGTGCTCGATACCCGGGTCGCGGGCGACCTGCGCCGGTTCAAGCAGTTCATCGAGAACCAGCCCGGTGAGACCGGTGCCTGGCGGGGCGACGTCTCCCGGCCCGATCAGAATCCCCTCTGA
- a CDS encoding PIG-L deacetylase family protein, which produces MAEPDIDALVLIAPHPDDEVLGLGAFTAALTDRGVPVTIVAVTDGDASHPGSPTHTPAALAELRRRESATAAAVLGVTEIVHLGLPDGAVTDHEDRLGELLAPHLPAGATVAVPFHADGHPDHEATARAGAAAARARGLLVLQYPIWLWHWSRPDDPDIDWTRARRLPATPGGAERKRRAALAFTSQIAPLSAHPADRAVLPAHVLARLLDLPEVVFE; this is translated from the coding sequence GTGGCCGAGCCCGACATCGACGCGCTGGTCCTGATCGCTCCGCACCCCGACGACGAAGTGCTCGGACTCGGCGCGTTCACCGCCGCGCTCACCGACCGCGGAGTGCCGGTCACGATCGTCGCCGTCACCGACGGCGACGCCTCCCATCCCGGATCCCCGACCCACACCCCGGCCGCTCTCGCCGAGCTGCGCCGCCGCGAATCCGCCACCGCCGCAGCCGTGCTCGGTGTCACCGAGATCGTCCACCTCGGCCTGCCCGACGGCGCCGTCACCGACCACGAAGACCGATTGGGCGAACTCCTCGCCCCGCACCTGCCCGCGGGCGCGACCGTGGCCGTTCCCTTCCACGCCGACGGCCACCCCGACCACGAGGCCACCGCCCGCGCCGGGGCAGCGGCCGCCCGCGCCCGCGGTCTGCTCGTGCTCCAGTACCCGATCTGGCTGTGGCACTGGTCGCGCCCCGACGACCCGGATATCGACTGGACCCGCGCCCGGCGGCTACCCGCTACCCCCGGCGGCGCCGAGCGCAAGCGCCGCGCCGCGCTGGCCTTCACCTCCCAGATCGCGCCCCTCTCCGCGCACCCCGCCGACCGCGCGGTGCTGCCCGCCCACGTCCTGGCCCGGCTACTCGACCTGCCGGAGGTGGTGTTCGAGTGA
- a CDS encoding IS5 family transposase (programmed frameshift), whose amino-acid sequence MREEILTDELWTRLQPLIPQQPRRFRYPGRRRADDRAALEGILFVTRTGIGWNRLPTALFGASGATCWRRLTEWHEAGVWQRLHEELLAELRAAGKLDLSAALVDATHLRALKRGAHTGPSPVDRARPGSKHHLITDATGIPLAVLLTGGNRHDVTQLLPLIEAIPPIRGMLGRPLRRPRRIYADRGYDHDKYRRLVRARGITPLIARRGTGHGSGLGTHRWPVERTFAWIKNYRRLRVRTERRADVHQALLSLACSMICLRHLILN is encoded by the exons GTGCGTGAGGAGATCCTGACCGATGAACTGTGGACGCGACTGCAACCCTTGATCCCGCAGCAGCCCAGACGTTTCCGCTACCCCGGACGCAGACGAGCCGACGACCGTGCCGCCCTCGAGGGCATCTTGTTCGTCACCCGTACCGGCATCGGATGGAACCGGCTGCCCACCGCATTGTTCGGCGCCTCCGGGGCCACCTGCTGGCGGCGGCTCACCGAGTGGCACGAGGCCGGGGTGTGGCAGCGACTGCACGAAGAACTCCTCGCCGAACTCCGCGCGGCCGGAAAGCTGGACCTGTCGGCCGCCCTCGTCGACGCGACCCACCTGCGCGCGCTCA AAAGGGGGGCCCACACCGGCCCCAGCCCGGTCGACCGCGCACGACCCGGCTCCAAGCACCACCTGATCACCGACGCCACCGGAATCCCCCTCGCAGTCCTCCTGACCGGCGGGAACCGCCACGACGTCACCCAGCTGCTCCCACTGATCGAAGCCATCCCGCCCATCCGAGGCATGCTCGGGCGCCCGCTTCGCCGGCCGCGGCGGATCTACGCCGACCGCGGCTACGACCACGACAAGTACCGCCGCCTGGTCCGCGCCCGCGGCATCACCCCGCTCATCGCCCGCCGCGGCACCGGCCACGGATCCGGTCTCGGCACCCACCGCTGGCCGGTCGAACGGACCTTCGCCTGGATCAAGAACTACCGCCGACTGCGTGTCCGCACCGAACGCCGCGCCGATGTCCATCAAGCCCTGCTGAGCCTGGCCTGCTCCATGATCTGCCTACGACATCTCATTCTGAACTGA